A genomic window from Vicinamibacteria bacterium includes:
- the xni gene encoding flap endonuclease Xni: MIHFLVVDALNLIRRIYAATPDDDASAHFDSALDACRQSLGRALKEFTPSHAVAVFDGEGPTWRHERYDEYKAGRKPMPEPLRSGLTRYRSAFSELGVASVDKPCIEADDVMATLAEKIAAHQGQATILSTDTAFCQLVSDRIRVWDHFNRRPLDAGYIAKKFLVRPEQLVDLWALAGSSTTHIPGVPGVGIKTAARLVTEHGDLDRVLGAAPRIGGRLGQNLREHADRARLSRELARLRTDLELGWSSRSFRLG; the protein is encoded by the coding sequence GTGATACACTTTCTCGTCGTTGACGCGCTGAACTTGATTCGGCGGATCTACGCCGCGACACCCGACGACGATGCGTCTGCTCACTTCGATTCCGCCCTCGACGCTTGTCGGCAGTCCCTCGGCCGTGCTCTGAAGGAGTTTACGCCGAGCCACGCGGTGGCGGTATTCGACGGGGAAGGCCCGACGTGGCGCCATGAGCGCTACGACGAGTACAAGGCGGGCCGAAAGCCAATGCCGGAGCCGCTTCGTTCCGGCCTTACCCGCTACCGCTCGGCTTTCTCCGAGCTCGGGGTCGCCTCGGTCGACAAGCCGTGTATCGAGGCGGACGACGTCATGGCCACGCTCGCTGAGAAGATCGCAGCTCACCAGGGACAGGCGACGATCCTCTCGACCGACACCGCGTTCTGCCAGCTCGTCTCGGACCGAATCCGCGTGTGGGACCATTTCAATCGCCGGCCACTAGACGCCGGTTACATCGCGAAGAAGTTTCTCGTACGCCCGGAGCAGCTCGTCGATCTGTGGGCCCTCGCAGGAAGCAGCACGACGCACATTCCCGGTGTGCCCGGCGTCGGCATCAAGACCGCGGCGAGGCTCGTCACCGAACATGGTGATTTGGACCGCGTCCTCGGGGCGGCGCCAAGGATCGGTGGAAGACTCGGCCAGAATCTGCGAGAACATGCCGATCGGGCGCGTCTTTCGCGAGAGCTCGCCCGGCTTCGCACGGATCTCGAGCTCGGCTGGAGCTCACGATCGTTTCGGCTCGGTTGA